A DNA window from Pseudomonas tohonis contains the following coding sequences:
- a CDS encoding PLDc N-terminal domain-containing protein, giving the protein MSQHAMTLYAVLGTLYLLLTAWALFNVLGSGARREQKVLWTALLLLFPLLGLFNWAWMGPRRQHR; this is encoded by the coding sequence ATGAGCCAACACGCGATGACCCTCTACGCCGTCCTGGGCACGCTGTACCTGCTGCTCACCGCCTGGGCGCTGTTCAATGTGCTGGGCAGCGGCGCGCGGCGCGAGCAGAAGGTCCTCTGGACGGCCCTGTTGCTGCTGTTCCCGCTGCTCGGGCTGTTCAACTGGGCCTGGATGGGGCCGCGTCGCCAGCACCGTTGA
- a CDS encoding 1,2-dihydroxy-3-keto-5-methylthiopentene dioxygenase — translation MSSLTVYHESSPDVPNKMLTHVDDIASTLADVGVRFERWQASAPITAGASQEEVIAAYRPQIDALMQERGYVTVDVVSLDRDHPQKAELRAKFLDEHRHAEDEVRFFVAGRGLFTLHIDDYVYAVLCEKNDLISVPAGTRHWFDMGEEPHFVAIRLFNNPEGWVAQFTGEDIASRFPRLED, via the coding sequence ATGAGCAGCCTTACCGTCTACCACGAGTCCAGCCCCGACGTTCCGAACAAGATGCTGACCCATGTCGATGACATCGCCAGCACCCTCGCCGATGTCGGCGTGCGCTTCGAGCGTTGGCAGGCCAGTGCGCCGATCACCGCCGGCGCGTCCCAGGAGGAGGTGATCGCCGCCTACCGCCCGCAGATCGACGCCCTGATGCAGGAGCGCGGCTACGTGACGGTGGACGTGGTCAGCCTCGACCGCGACCACCCGCAAAAGGCCGAGCTGCGTGCCAAGTTCCTCGACGAGCACCGCCACGCCGAGGACGAAGTGCGCTTCTTCGTCGCCGGGCGCGGCCTGTTCACCCTGCACATCGACGACTACGTCTACGCAGTCCTGTGCGAGAAGAACGACCTGATCTCGGTGCCCGCCGGCACCCGCCACTGGTTCGACATGGGCGAGGAACCGCATTTCGTCGCCATCCGCCTGTTCAACAACCCGGAGGGCTGGGTGGCGCAGTTCACCGGCGAGGACATCGCCAGCCGCTTCCCGCGGTTGGAGGATTGA
- a CDS encoding PLDc N-terminal domain-containing protein, producing MGSILNSLAGLIILALDIWAILNVIKSNAEIGMKVLWILLIVLLPVIGLIIWAIAGPRGDVRI from the coding sequence ATGGGTTCGATCCTCAACAGCCTGGCCGGGCTGATCATTCTCGCCCTCGACATCTGGGCCATCCTCAACGTCATCAAGAGCAACGCCGAGATCGGCATGAAGGTGCTGTGGATCCTGCTGATCGTGCTGCTGCCGGTGATCGGCCTGATCATCTGGGCCATCGCCGGCCCGCGTGGCGACGTGAGGATATGA
- a CDS encoding histidine phosphatase family protein, which produces MNRRRGAWLLLLACLALPAHAYEDAAWAALRSGQAVFLMHHATAPGAGDPDTFRLGDCTTQRNLDAGGRYQAQQWGQLLRSHWIEGPRIFTGRWCRTQDTALEMGMGASQPMPELDYFEGDTAVMQRMRQAINALPRGLPLVLVTHGVNMTALTGVPAAPDEALIVALPITEPARVLARVPAPR; this is translated from the coding sequence ATGAACCGCCGCCGTGGCGCCTGGCTGCTGCTCTTGGCCTGCCTGGCGCTGCCGGCCCACGCCTACGAGGATGCCGCCTGGGCCGCGCTGCGCAGTGGCCAGGCGGTGTTCCTCATGCACCACGCCACCGCGCCGGGAGCGGGCGACCCCGACACCTTCCGCCTCGGCGACTGCACCACCCAGCGCAACCTCGATGCCGGCGGGCGCTACCAGGCGCAGCAGTGGGGCCAGTTGTTGCGCAGCCACTGGATCGAGGGGCCGCGCATCTTCACCGGGCGCTGGTGCCGCACCCAGGACACCGCCTTGGAAATGGGCATGGGCGCCTCGCAGCCGATGCCCGAGCTGGACTACTTCGAGGGGGATACCGCCGTCATGCAGCGCATGCGCCAGGCCATCAACGCGCTGCCACGCGGCCTGCCGCTGGTGCTGGTGACCCACGGGGTGAACATGACGGCCCTGACCGGAGTCCCGGCGGCGCCGGATGAAGCCCTGATCGTCGCGCTGCCCATCACCGAGCCGGCGCGGGTGCTGGCACGGGTGCCCGCGCCGCGCTAG
- a CDS encoding endonuclease/exonuclease/phosphatase family protein encodes MLKALRFHLNQLAWLALVTLVLGQFGRLHWGLELLSHFVPIQAVVMLLGAAVQPRNASSLLFALCGLGALGWALTPLPAEPLATEAPARRFLAFNLKLDNADAGADARWLAEQRADLVFVTEATPAWSQQLATLRPFEACARYTDSPFGLALFSRLPLKSCQVLELAGAASGYPYLRAELEDGTVLYGLHPPPPLGTQLALARDESLRQLAERVASEGPEVIVLGDFNSTAYSPRLQDFLATAGLRLTSPRIRPTWWPGMLGLDHILVRGERPVRAVGALPWRGSDHRAVWLDQ; translated from the coding sequence GTGCTCAAGGCCTTGCGCTTTCATCTCAATCAGCTCGCCTGGCTGGCCCTGGTCACCCTGGTGCTTGGCCAGTTCGGCCGCCTGCACTGGGGCCTGGAGCTGCTCAGCCACTTCGTGCCGATCCAGGCCGTGGTGATGCTGCTCGGCGCCGCCGTGCAGCCGCGCAATGCCTCATCGTTGCTGTTCGCGCTCTGTGGGCTGGGCGCCCTGGGCTGGGCACTGACACCCTTGCCCGCCGAGCCCCTGGCCACGGAGGCCCCCGCGCGGCGCTTCCTGGCCTTCAACCTGAAACTGGACAACGCCGACGCCGGGGCCGATGCCCGCTGGCTGGCGGAACAGCGCGCAGACCTGGTCTTCGTCACCGAGGCCACGCCCGCCTGGTCGCAACAGCTGGCCACCCTGCGCCCGTTCGAGGCCTGCGCCCGCTACACCGACTCGCCCTTCGGCCTGGCGCTGTTCTCGCGCCTGCCACTGAAAAGCTGCCAGGTGCTGGAACTCGCCGGCGCCGCCAGCGGCTACCCCTACCTGCGCGCGGAGCTGGAGGACGGCACGGTGCTCTATGGCCTGCACCCGCCACCGCCGCTGGGCACGCAACTGGCGCTAGCGCGCGACGAGTCGCTGCGGCAGCTGGCCGAGCGCGTGGCCTCCGAAGGGCCGGAAGTGATCGTGCTGGGGGACTTCAACAGCACGGCCTATTCACCGCGCCTGCAGGATTTCCTCGCCACCGCCGGGCTGCGCCTGACCAGCCCGCGCATCCGCCCCACCTGGTGGCCGGGCATGCTCGGGCTGGACCACATCCTGGTGCGCGGCGAGCGGCCGGTGCGCGCGGTGGGCGCCCTGCCCTGGCGCGGCTCGGATCACCGCGCGGTGTGGCTGGACCAGTGA
- the mtnC gene encoding acireductone synthase has product MPIKAILTDIEGTTSAVSFVFDVLFPYAARHLPEFVLTHAERADVAEQLQAVRVESGEADADVQRVVEILLGWIAEDRKATPLKALQGMVWEQGYAAGQLKGHVYPDAVEALKRWKQDGYGLYVYSSGSIQAQKLIFGCSEAGDLTPLFSGYFDTTSGPKREAASYARIAEAIGRPAEDILFLSDVVQELDAAQQAGMPTIGLAREGGELAGHPTVASFAVIDPARA; this is encoded by the coding sequence ATGCCCATCAAAGCCATCCTCACCGATATCGAAGGCACCACCAGTGCCGTCAGCTTCGTCTTCGACGTGCTCTTCCCCTATGCCGCCCGCCACCTGCCGGAGTTCGTGCTGACCCACGCCGAGCGGGCGGATGTCGCCGAGCAGCTGCAGGCTGTGCGTGTGGAGAGCGGCGAGGCCGATGCCGATGTGCAACGGGTGGTGGAGATCCTCCTCGGCTGGATCGCCGAAGACCGCAAGGCCACGCCATTGAAGGCGCTGCAGGGCATGGTCTGGGAGCAGGGCTACGCCGCCGGCCAGCTCAAGGGCCATGTCTACCCGGATGCGGTGGAGGCGCTGAAGCGCTGGAAGCAGGACGGCTACGGCCTCTATGTCTATTCCTCCGGCTCGATCCAGGCGCAGAAGCTGATCTTCGGGTGCTCCGAGGCGGGCGACCTGACGCCGCTGTTCTCCGGCTACTTCGACACCACCTCCGGTCCCAAGCGCGAGGCGGCCTCCTATGCGCGCATCGCCGAGGCCATCGGGCGCCCGGCCGAGGACATCCTCTTCCTCTCCGACGTGGTGCAGGAGCTGGACGCCGCGCAGCAGGCCGGCATGCCCACCATCGGCCTGGCCCGCGAAGGCGGTGAGCTCGCCGGCCATCCCACCGTGGCCAGCTTCGCCGTGATCGACCCGGCGCGCGCCTGA
- a CDS encoding methylated-DNA--[protein]-cysteine S-methyltransferase: MYFRYQDSPIGPLLLAGDEAGLRLLHMETERPTELDPLWHPATRQLDAACRQLDEYFAGKRKRFDLQLAPQGTEFQRAAWQALLEIPYGQTISYATQAMRIGRPKAVRAIGLANGANPIAVIIPCHRVIGRDGSLTGFGGGLERKAILLRLEGAAMQPVQDQLQLI, from the coding sequence ATGTACTTCCGCTATCAGGACAGCCCCATAGGCCCGCTGCTGCTGGCCGGCGACGAGGCCGGGCTGCGCCTGCTGCACATGGAGACCGAACGGCCGACGGAGCTGGACCCGCTCTGGCACCCGGCCACCCGCCAGCTCGATGCGGCCTGCCGCCAGCTGGACGAGTACTTCGCCGGCAAGCGCAAGCGCTTCGACCTGCAGCTGGCGCCCCAGGGCACCGAGTTCCAGCGGGCCGCCTGGCAGGCGCTGCTGGAGATCCCCTACGGCCAGACCATCAGCTACGCCACCCAGGCGATGCGCATCGGCAGGCCCAAGGCGGTGCGCGCCATCGGCCTGGCCAACGGCGCCAACCCCATCGCGGTGATCATCCCCTGCCACCGGGTCATCGGCCGTGACGGCAGCCTCACCGGGTTCGGCGGAGGGCTGGAGCGCAAGGCCATCCTCTTGCGCCTGGAAGGCGCGGCGATGCAGCCGGTGCAGGATCAGCTGCAGCTCATCTGA
- a CDS encoding DNA-3-methyladenine glycosylase family protein has translation MNESAPLPPGLHLPYIEPWSWEQFLRHFALRRLPGVERIDAASYCRSFRLGELHGWFRVRPGAGHLALELSPSCLGREAELVARVRQMFDLDSDPLAIARHLCGDPQLQPLLERYPGLRLPVAFDPFEQGVRTIIGQQVTVKAAVTIAGRLVERLGEPLADSPDDGPLRLFPTARAIADDALPGIGMPGKRVETLRRFADAVASGALELSVAEGVEALIARLCALPGIGPWTAEYIALRAFGQPDAFPTADLGLLKSPFWGDAGISAKALASRAEHWRPWRAYAAVYLWHSYASEN, from the coding sequence ATGAACGAATCCGCCCCCCTGCCGCCCGGCCTGCACCTTCCCTACATCGAACCCTGGAGCTGGGAGCAGTTCCTGCGCCACTTCGCCCTGCGCCGCCTGCCCGGCGTCGAGCGCATCGACGCCGCCAGCTACTGCCGCAGCTTCCGCCTCGGCGAGCTGCACGGCTGGTTCCGCGTGCGCCCCGGTGCCGGGCACCTCGCCCTGGAGCTGAGCCCCTCGTGCCTCGGCCGCGAAGCGGAGCTGGTGGCACGGGTGCGGCAGATGTTCGACCTCGACAGCGACCCCCTGGCCATCGCCCGGCACCTCTGCGGCGACCCGCAGCTGCAACCCCTGCTGGAACGCTACCCCGGCCTGCGCCTGCCGGTGGCCTTCGACCCCTTCGAGCAGGGCGTGCGCACCATCATCGGCCAGCAGGTGACGGTGAAGGCCGCGGTGACCATCGCCGGGCGCCTGGTGGAGCGCCTTGGCGAGCCCCTGGCGGATTCCCCCGACGACGGCCCGCTGCGCCTGTTCCCCACCGCCCGCGCCATCGCCGACGACGCGCTGCCCGGCATCGGCATGCCCGGCAAGCGGGTGGAGACGCTGCGCCGCTTCGCCGACGCGGTGGCTTCCGGTGCCCTGGAACTCTCGGTGGCCGAGGGCGTCGAAGCGCTCATCGCGCGGCTCTGCGCCCTGCCCGGCATCGGCCCCTGGACCGCCGAATACATCGCCCTGCGCGCCTTCGGCCAGCCGGACGCCTTCCCCACCGCCGACCTGGGCCTGCTCAAGTCGCCGTTCTGGGGCGATGCCGGCATCAGCGCCAAGGCCCTGGCCAGCCGCGCCGAACACTGGCGGCCCTGGCGCGCCTACGCCGCCGTGTACCTCTGGCACAGCTACGCATCGGAGAACTGA
- a CDS encoding methylthioribulose 1-phosphate dehydratase produces the protein MNRETLTREIIEAGRFLYGRGWSPATSSNYSARLSADQALLTVSGKHKGQLGEDDVLATDLDGISLEPGKKPSAETLLHTQLYRWKPGIGAVLHTHSVNATVLSRLTLADSLVFADYELQKAFSGVSTHESQVLVPIFDNDQDIARLAAKVQPWLDAHPDCVGYLIRGHGLYTWGPRMSDALRQVEAFEFLFECELKVRALHKP, from the coding sequence ATGAACCGCGAAACACTCACCCGTGAAATCATCGAGGCCGGCCGCTTCCTCTATGGTCGCGGCTGGTCCCCGGCGACCAGCAGCAACTACTCGGCGCGGCTATCGGCCGACCAGGCGCTGCTGACCGTCTCCGGCAAGCACAAGGGCCAGCTTGGCGAGGACGATGTGCTGGCCACCGACCTCGACGGCATCAGCCTGGAGCCCGGCAAGAAGCCCTCCGCCGAGACCTTGCTGCACACCCAGCTGTACCGCTGGAAGCCTGGGATCGGCGCTGTGCTGCACACCCATTCGGTCAACGCCACGGTGCTCTCGCGCCTGACCCTGGCCGACTCGCTGGTGTTCGCCGACTACGAGTTGCAGAAGGCCTTCAGCGGCGTCTCCACCCACGAATCGCAAGTGCTGGTGCCGATCTTCGACAACGACCAGGACATCGCCCGCCTGGCCGCGAAGGTGCAGCCCTGGCTGGACGCGCATCCCGACTGCGTGGGCTACCTGATCCGTGGCCACGGCCTCTACACCTGGGGCCCGCGCATGAGTGACGCGCTGCGCCAGGTCGAAGCCTTCGAATTCCTGTTCGAGTGCGAGCTGAAGGTTCGCGCCCTCCATAAACCCTGA